The following are from one region of the Deinococcus seoulensis genome:
- a CDS encoding PAS domain-containing sensor histidine kinase, producing the protein MQSDSGGSGELVAELIADLNARLLGARTVPDVRQALLDCLRGADVPGAFLATWTGETWTAQSTAPTSSAQTGTAGTADATDLTPADLPSGQWSVTPIPFTDPPAALCLPAVEGQSVPAGLRPDTPGILGALTGQALRRLTTPDAGTPDAGAQDAGAQDAGAQGAAVPTGSADLHAALRDAGQRAQLAESRLQQLIVNGPVAMAAGITSGHLLMVNDAYLNLLGFTRREFEDGQVNWAHLTPPEYRAADREQYLAAMTSQQSVTYEKDMLDRDGRRVPVQVTLLPAREEDRTFSVAYVRDLRPDRAAAAGHAEQLRERTLELQRLNTELAARTAALERFAELSRDLVLEHDPVALIGRAQEIAISLMPDSVSTYYEARGPRWTLLSHRGEFRNPALLAGLHRGLPRGATLNVDRPFETGQPYYQETFDPASVQSVQSDIRVIRSSASFPVRSGSRVRGVLVIGRHEAHPWTAPERTLLETVMFSLRLALERAEQAGTLRQRTLELERSNAELEQFAFIASHDLQEPLRTVTSFSELLIRRFDRTGADARAAEYLRHINDGTTRMQHLIQDLLRFARVSSEHAPPTAQDIGAALQIVLDDLSGPLRDAQATVTAGNLPPVLADGTQLRQLLQNLIGNAVKFRHAGRLPAVTVTAEREGDLVHVQVADNGIGIPAEYHERIFTVFQRLHGRERYAGNGIGLSIARRVVERHGGQLWVTSTPGQGSTFHFTLPAPAETDL; encoded by the coding sequence ATGCAGTCTGACAGTGGGGGGAGCGGTGAACTGGTCGCGGAACTGATCGCCGACCTGAACGCCCGGCTCCTGGGTGCCCGCACGGTCCCGGACGTCCGGCAGGCACTCCTGGACTGCCTGCGCGGCGCGGACGTGCCCGGCGCGTTCCTGGCCACCTGGACGGGCGAGACATGGACTGCCCAATCGACTGCCCCGACATCGAGTGCCCAGACGGGGACCGCTGGAACGGCGGACGCCACCGACCTCACCCCCGCTGACCTCCCGAGCGGGCAGTGGTCCGTGACGCCCATTCCGTTCACGGACCCACCGGCCGCCCTGTGCCTCCCGGCAGTGGAGGGGCAGTCTGTTCCGGCGGGCCTGCGGCCGGACACGCCAGGCATTCTGGGTGCCCTGACCGGTCAGGCGCTGCGCCGCCTCACGACCCCGGATGCAGGTACCCCGGACGCAGGTGCACAGGATGCAGGTGCCCAGGATGCGGGTGCACAGGGCGCAGCAGTGCCCACCGGAAGCGCAGACCTGCACGCGGCGTTGCGGGACGCCGGGCAGCGGGCGCAGCTGGCCGAGTCGCGCCTGCAACAGCTGATCGTGAACGGCCCGGTCGCCATGGCCGCCGGGATCACCAGCGGGCACCTGCTGATGGTGAACGACGCGTACCTGAACCTGCTGGGCTTCACCCGCCGGGAATTCGAGGACGGGCAGGTCAACTGGGCGCACCTGACCCCGCCCGAGTACCGCGCCGCCGACCGCGAGCAGTACCTGGCGGCCATGACCTCGCAGCAGTCCGTGACGTACGAGAAGGACATGCTGGACCGCGACGGTCGGCGCGTGCCGGTGCAGGTCACGCTGCTGCCCGCGCGCGAGGAGGACCGGACGTTCAGCGTGGCGTACGTGCGGGACCTGCGGCCCGACCGGGCGGCGGCCGCCGGGCACGCCGAGCAGTTGCGGGAACGCACGCTGGAACTCCAGCGGCTGAACACGGAACTCGCCGCGCGGACCGCCGCACTCGAACGGTTCGCGGAACTGTCCCGCGATCTGGTGCTCGAGCACGACCCGGTCGCCCTGATCGGCCGGGCGCAGGAGATCGCCATCTCGCTGATGCCCGACAGCGTCAGCACGTACTACGAGGCGCGCGGGCCGCGCTGGACGCTGCTGTCGCACCGGGGGGAGTTCCGGAATCCGGCGCTGCTGGCCGGGTTGCACCGGGGCCTGCCGCGCGGCGCGACCCTGAATGTCGACCGGCCCTTCGAGACCGGCCAGCCGTACTACCAGGAGACGTTCGACCCGGCCAGCGTGCAGAGCGTCCAGAGTGACATCCGCGTGATCCGTTCGTCCGCGTCGTTCCCGGTGCGCAGCGGGTCGCGGGTGCGGGGGGTGCTGGTCATCGGGCGGCACGAGGCGCACCCGTGGACCGCGCCGGAACGCACGCTGCTCGAAACCGTGATGTTCAGCCTGCGTCTGGCCCTGGAGCGCGCCGAGCAGGCCGGAACGCTCCGGCAGCGCACGCTGGAACTCGAGCGCAGCAACGCGGAACTCGAGCAGTTCGCGTTCATTGCCAGTCACGACCTGCAGGAGCCGCTGCGGACCGTGACGAGCTTCTCGGAACTGCTGATCCGCCGCTTCGACCGGACCGGCGCGGACGCCCGCGCCGCCGAGTACCTGCGGCACATCAACGACGGCACCACCCGCATGCAGCACCTCATTCAGGACCTGCTGCGGTTCGCGCGCGTCTCGTCCGAACATGCCCCGCCGACCGCGCAGGACATCGGCGCCGCATTGCAGATCGTCCTGGACGACCTGAGCGGGCCGTTGCGGGACGCACAGGCGACCGTGACAGCCGGGAATCTGCCGCCCGTGCTGGCCGACGGCACGCAGTTGCGGCAACTGCTTCAGAACCTGATCGGGAACGCCGTGAAGTTCCGGCACGCCGGGCGGCTACCGGCCGTGACCGTCACGGCCGAACGTGAGGGCGACCTCGTGCACGTGCAGGTGGCAGATAACGGCATCGGCATTCCCGCCGAGTACCACGAGCGGATCTTCACGGTCTTCCAGCGCCTGCACGGCCGCGAACGGTACGCTGGGAACGGCATCGGCCTGTCCATCGCCCGGCGCGTCGTGGAACGCCACGGCGGTCAGTTGTGGGTCACGTCCACGCCCGGTCAGGGCAGCACCTTTCATTTCACGCTGCCTGCACCCGCCGAGACGGACCTGTGA
- a CDS encoding DM13 domain-containing protein: MTRTAQTRTAQTRTALTATAQATAVQTLLRPAGFTPVHRAALLSLALLGSTLIAPPVLAQGAAQPGHTMTGAAGSMTGSAMKEGTAKAGAIKTTLTGSFRALHAPTTGTVTLARNAQGRWTLTIRNLKTEPAPDLKVWLLAAKTVKDTPELRNEKYIDLGEIATTGTRTFLLPATFTPEQAGSVVLWCDQFSVAFAAATLK, translated from the coding sequence ATGACCCGTACCGCCCAGACCCGTACCGCCCAGACCCGTACCGCCCTGACCGCCACCGCCCAGGCCACCGCTGTTCAGACCCTTCTTCGGCCCGCCGGGTTCACTCCGGTTCACCGGGCCGCGCTGCTGTCGCTGGCGCTGCTGGGCAGCACCCTGATCGCGCCGCCCGTCCTGGCGCAGGGCGCCGCGCAGCCCGGCCACACCATGACCGGCGCTGCTGGCAGCATGACCGGCAGCGCCATGAAGGAAGGCACCGCGAAGGCGGGAGCCATCAAGACCACCCTGACCGGCAGTTTCCGCGCCCTGCACGCCCCCACCACCGGCACGGTCACCCTGGCCCGCAACGCGCAGGGCCGCTGGACGCTGACCATCCGCAACCTGAAGACCGAACCCGCCCCGGACCTGAAAGTCTGGCTGCTGGCCGCGAAGACCGTCAAGGACACCCCGGAACTCCGGAACGAGAAGTACATCGACCTGGGCGAGATCGCCACCACCGGCACCCGCACGTTCCTGCTGCCCGCCACCTTCACGCCCGAACAGGCCGGAAGCGTAGTCCTGTGGTGCGATCAGTTCAGCGTGGCGTTCGCCGCCGCAACCCTCAAGTAG
- a CDS encoding YceI family protein: protein MPRRPRRSLHPETPAPAHPTLARSTSAVRRFRVPLLAALPLTLAAALVVTAAAQATTVRVRDGSVGFAYRVTLIPVNGTVNAVQSSDTTLDFAALRRTRTTVTVNLAALKTGIALRDEHAREALDARNFPNASFTLENFSGPERIQDGQAVQGDVTGTFTLRGVPRPLRAPVTLTRRGNSLNVQATFTVNPQTHGVNVKGGDTGSRVTVNLTLTP, encoded by the coding sequence ATGCCGCGACGCCCACGCCGTTCCCTGCACCCTGAAACGCCCGCTCCGGCCCACCCGACCCTGGCCCGCTCTACGTCGGCGGTCCGCCGTTTCCGGGTTCCGCTGCTGGCGGCGTTGCCCCTCACCCTGGCCGCCGCGCTGGTCGTCACGGCCGCCGCACAGGCCACGACGGTCCGCGTCCGGGACGGGTCGGTGGGCTTCGCTTACCGCGTCACCCTGATTCCCGTGAACGGCACCGTGAACGCCGTGCAGAGCAGCGACACCACCCTCGACTTCGCGGCCCTGCGGCGCACGCGGACCACCGTGACCGTGAACCTCGCGGCCCTGAAGACCGGAATCGCCCTGCGTGACGAGCACGCCCGTGAGGCGCTGGACGCCCGGAACTTCCCGAACGCGTCGTTCACCCTGGAGAACTTCAGCGGCCCGGAACGGATTCAGGACGGTCAGGCCGTTCAGGGCGACGTGACCGGCACGTTCACGCTGCGCGGCGTGCCCCGTCCCCTCAGGGCGCCCGTCACGCTCACCCGGCGCGGAAACAGCCTGAACGTGCAGGCGACCTTCACCGTGAACCCGCAGACGCACGGCGTGAACGTCAAGGGAGGTGATACCGGCAGCCGCGTGACCGTGAACCTCACCCTGACCCCCTGA
- a CDS encoding sensor domain-containing diguanylate cyclase, which yields MPGFRLHISESLTVLYRLAQAVMTAGDELEVLRLTVQAPVDVLGAHGASIITVNGDRIGPVLLAGQTEMTDFTADEFHEGLSGWVYRTGQVALSAPHEPDPRESERVRARRAANRCGHIAVLPLRDGARVTGTLTVITREDSPPFEDAELEWYGALANLTSAVLTQRRLHAELARRAHHDELTGLPNRSLLLDRLGQALLRLERHGGQCGLLFLDLNGFKEVNDRHGHEAGDGLLREVSRRLGSCLRGSDTAARFGGDEFVVMLPDVRSVDDARQVALRIGAALARPVTLHLPGSAGEQTPVVRVGASVGVAVAPLHGLDAGALCRAADQAMYRAKRDGQAVQLAVAGNVGTDG from the coding sequence ATGCCTGGGTTCAGACTGCACATCTCGGAGTCCCTGACGGTCCTGTACCGCCTCGCGCAGGCGGTCATGACGGCCGGGGACGAACTGGAGGTCCTGCGCCTGACCGTACAGGCGCCGGTGGATGTGCTGGGCGCGCACGGCGCGTCGATCATCACGGTGAACGGGGACCGGATCGGGCCGGTTCTGCTGGCCGGGCAGACGGAGATGACGGACTTCACGGCCGACGAGTTCCACGAGGGCCTGAGCGGCTGGGTGTACCGCACCGGGCAGGTGGCCCTCTCGGCGCCGCACGAACCGGACCCGCGTGAAAGCGAGCGGGTGCGGGCGCGCCGCGCCGCGAACCGGTGCGGGCACATCGCGGTGCTGCCGCTGCGGGACGGCGCGCGCGTGACCGGCACGCTGACCGTGATCACCCGCGAGGACAGTCCGCCGTTCGAGGACGCGGAACTGGAGTGGTACGGGGCGCTGGCGAACCTGACATCTGCGGTGCTGACGCAGCGCCGGTTGCACGCGGAACTGGCGCGCCGCGCGCACCACGACGAACTGACGGGCCTGCCGAACCGTTCGTTGCTGCTGGACCGGCTGGGGCAGGCGCTGCTGCGTCTGGAACGACACGGTGGTCAGTGCGGGCTGCTGTTCCTGGACCTGAACGGCTTCAAGGAGGTGAACGACCGCCACGGGCACGAGGCGGGCGACGGGTTGCTGCGGGAGGTGTCGCGGCGCCTGGGCAGCTGCCTGCGCGGTTCGGATACCGCCGCGCGCTTCGGTGGGGACGAGTTCGTGGTGATGCTCCCGGACGTGCGGTCGGTGGACGACGCGCGGCAGGTGGCGCTGCGGATCGGGGCGGCGCTGGCCCGGCCGGTCACGCTGCACCTGCCGGGCAGTGCGGGCGAACAGACGCCCGTCGTGAGGGTGGGTGCGTCGGTGGGCGTGGCGGTCGCGCCGCTACACGGTCTGGACGCCGGAGCGCTGTGCCGCGCGGCAGATCAGGCGATGTACCGCGCCAAACGTGATGGGCAGGCCGTGCAACTGGCAGTCGCCGGGAACGTCGGCACGGACGGTTGA